The following are encoded in a window of Cryobacterium sp. CG_9.6 genomic DNA:
- the rpsG gene encoding 30S ribosomal protein S7: MPRKGPAPKRPVVADPVYGAPIVSQLVNKILLDGKKGLAERIVYDALAGVSAKNELDAVVTLKKALDNVRPTLEVRSRRVGGSTYQVPVEVKPHRANTLALRWLTSYAKARREKTMTERLTNEILDASNGLGAAVKRREDTHKMAEANKAFAHYRW, encoded by the coding sequence ATGCCTCGTAAAGGTCCCGCTCCTAAGCGCCCCGTAGTAGCAGATCCGGTTTACGGTGCCCCCATCGTCAGCCAGCTGGTCAACAAGATTCTTCTCGACGGCAAGAAGGGTCTTGCCGAGCGCATCGTTTACGACGCACTCGCCGGCGTTTCCGCCAAGAACGAGCTGGATGCCGTTGTCACGCTGAAGAAGGCACTCGACAACGTGCGCCCGACCCTCGAGGTGCGTTCGCGCCGCGTTGGTGGCTCCACGTACCAGGTGCCCGTTGAAGTGAAGCCGCACCGCGCCAACACCCTGGCGCTTCGTTGGTTGACCAGCTACGCCAAGGCGCGTCGCGAGAAGACCATGACCGAGCGTCTCACGAACGAGATTCTCGACGCGAGCAACGGCCTGGGTGCCGCTGTGAAGCGTCGTGAAGACACTCACAAAATGGCCGAGGCGAACAAGGCCTTCGCTCACTACCGCTGGTAG